The following proteins are encoded in a genomic region of Streptococcus sp. 29892:
- the gatC gene encoding Asp-tRNA(Asn)/Glu-tRNA(Gln) amidotransferase subunit GatC, which yields MKISEAEVRHVAKLSKLEFSDQETAEFATSLSKIVDMVELLNEVDTTGVAVTTTMADRKNVLRADIAQKGESREELFKNVPEAQDNFIKVPAILDGGGDA from the coding sequence ATGAAGATTTCTGAAGCTGAAGTCCGTCATGTTGCCAAGCTGTCTAAGCTGGAATTTTCGGACCAGGAAACAGCGGAATTTGCGACAAGTTTGAGCAAGATTGTCGATATGGTTGAATTGCTCAATGAAGTAGATACGACAGGTGTTGCGGTGACAACAACCATGGCTGACCGTAAGAATGTCTTGCGAGCAGATATTGCCCAAAAAGGTGAGAGCCGTGAAGAGCTCTTTAAAAATGTGCCTGAAGCCCAAGATAACTTTATCAAGGTACCAGCTATTTTAGACGGGGGAGGAGATGCCTAA
- a CDS encoding LacI family DNA-binding transcriptional regulator: MVTIKDIAEKAQLSSATISRVLKNDLTLSVSQETRDRIFNLAQDLGYTKHLKKQAPQQKGTIGIVQWYTESEELADLYYYSIRASIEQTASLLGYQIVRSFNDLTNPLIQEVDGIIAVGKFSSGQIAELASLSSKLIFVDSDTLTEGFSCITTDFEHSVQTVIDHFRSQGLTGIGLLVGQEETTDGHQLPTDPRLTAFRDYLNTLGILQENYIYQGKFSTQSGYELMSQAIEELGNQLPSAFFMANDTLAVGALRALQERQIAVPERVQLITFNDTAITRQVYPALSSISVFTEEMGQEAMQLLDRIIASPTPHHPRKIKLGTQLVIRESSY, encoded by the coding sequence ATGGTTACCATTAAAGACATCGCTGAAAAGGCTCAATTATCATCTGCCACCATTTCCCGCGTACTCAAGAACGACCTGACCCTATCCGTCAGCCAAGAAACCCGCGATCGCATTTTCAACTTGGCACAGGACCTGGGCTACACCAAACACCTCAAAAAACAAGCACCCCAACAAAAAGGCACCATCGGCATTGTCCAATGGTACACTGAAAGCGAAGAGCTAGCCGACCTCTACTATTATTCCATCCGTGCCAGCATCGAGCAGACCGCCAGCTTACTCGGCTACCAAATCGTCCGCTCCTTCAACGACCTGACCAATCCCCTCATCCAAGAAGTGGACGGCATCATCGCGGTTGGCAAATTTTCTTCTGGGCAAATAGCAGAGCTAGCCAGCCTATCTTCCAAGCTGATTTTTGTGGATTCTGATACACTGACTGAGGGATTTTCCTGCATCACGACTGACTTTGAACACTCTGTTCAGACAGTTATTGACCACTTCCGTTCTCAAGGTCTGACAGGCATTGGCCTATTAGTTGGACAGGAAGAAACCACAGATGGTCACCAACTGCCAACAGATCCCCGCCTGACTGCCTTTCGTGACTACCTGAACACCTTGGGCATTCTCCAAGAAAATTATATCTACCAAGGAAAATTCTCCACCCAGTCAGGCTATGAGCTCATGAGCCAGGCTATCGAAGAATTGGGCAATCAACTGCCTTCTGCCTTCTTTATGGCAAATGATACCCTAGCTGTCGGTGCCCTGCGTGCTTTACAAGAGCGACAAATCGCAGTGCCAGAAAGAGTTCAACTCATCACCTTTAACGATACAGCCATCACCCGCCAGGTCTATCCTGCCCTGTCTTCCATCAGCGTCTTCACCGAGGAAATGGGCCAGGAAGCTATGCAACTGCTGGACCGTATCATTGCGAGTCCGACTCCCCACCATCCCCGTAAGATTAAACTAGGTACCCAGCTGGTTATACGGGAGAGTTCTTATTGA
- the gatA gene encoding Asp-tRNA(Asn)/Glu-tRNA(Gln) amidotransferase subunit GatA, with protein sequence MTFNNKTIDELHDLLVKKEISAVELTKATLEDIKSREGAVDAFLTITEDAALAQAAALDEKGIDADNVMAGIPLAVKDNISTKGILTTAASKMLYNYEPIFDATSVAQAYAKDMIVVGKTNMDEFAMGGSNENSAFKPTKNAWDQTKVPGGSSGGSAAAVASGQVRLSLGSDTGGSIRQPAAFNGIVGMKPTYGTVSRFGLIAFGSSLDQIGPFSQTVKENAQLLNVISGHDVKDATSTINEIADFTSKIGQDIKGMKIALPKEYMGEGIDPQVKETILKAAKHLEGLGAIIEEVSLPHSKYGVAVYYIIASSEASSNLQRFDGIRYGFRAEDATNLDEIYVKTRSQGFGEEVKRRIMLGTFSLSSGYYDAYFKKAGQVRTLIIQDFEKVFANYDLILGPTAPTVAFGLDTLNHDPVAMYLADLLTIPVNLAGLPGISIPAGFVEGLPVGLQLIGPKYSEETIYQVAAAFEATTDYHKQQPVIFGGAN encoded by the coding sequence ATGACGTTTAACAATAAAACCATTGATGAATTGCATGACCTCCTTGTCAAAAAGGAGATTTCTGCGGTTGAGTTGACCAAGGCAACTTTGGAAGACATCAAAAGCCGTGAGGGAGCAGTGGATGCTTTCTTGACTATCACAGAAGATGCGGCCTTGGCGCAAGCTGCTGCCCTTGATGAAAAGGGAATCGATGCGGACAATGTCATGGCTGGTATTCCCTTGGCAGTCAAGGACAATATCTCTACGAAGGGGATTTTGACCACTGCTGCTTCAAAAATGCTCTATAACTACGAGCCGATTTTCGATGCGACATCGGTTGCTCAGGCCTACGCTAAGGATATGATTGTTGTCGGTAAAACCAACATGGACGAGTTTGCTATGGGTGGTTCTAATGAGAACTCTGCCTTCAAACCGACTAAAAATGCTTGGGACCAGACAAAAGTTCCTGGTGGTTCTTCAGGTGGTTCGGCAGCTGCAGTTGCATCTGGGCAGGTCCGTTTGTCATTGGGTTCCGACACTGGTGGTTCGATTCGTCAGCCAGCTGCCTTTAATGGTATCGTTGGGATGAAACCAACTTATGGAACAGTATCCCGTTTTGGTCTGATTGCCTTTGGTTCATCTCTTGACCAGATTGGTCCATTTTCACAGACAGTTAAGGAAAATGCTCAATTATTGAATGTTATTTCTGGCCATGATGTCAAAGATGCGACATCAACCATCAATGAAATCGCTGACTTCACTAGCAAGATTGGTCAAGACATCAAGGGTATGAAGATTGCTCTTCCAAAAGAATACATGGGCGAAGGGATTGATCCGCAGGTCAAGGAAACCATTCTCAAGGCGGCTAAGCACTTGGAAGGCTTGGGGGCCATTATCGAGGAAGTCAGCCTGCCACATTCTAAGTACGGTGTTGCTGTTTACTACATCATCGCATCCTCAGAGGCTTCTTCTAACTTGCAACGTTTTGACGGAATCCGTTATGGTTTCCGTGCAGAAGATGCGACAAACTTGGATGAGATTTACGTGAAAACCCGTAGCCAAGGTTTTGGTGAGGAAGTTAAACGTCGTATTATGTTAGGTACATTTAGCTTGTCATCTGGTTACTACGATGCCTACTTCAAGAAGGCAGGTCAGGTGCGGACCTTGATTATCCAAGATTTTGAAAAGGTCTTTGCAAACTATGATTTGATTTTGGGGCCAACTGCTCCGACAGTTGCTTTTGGTTTGGACACGCTCAACCATGACCCTGTGGCTATGTACTTGGCGGACCTTTTGACCATTCCTGTCAACTTGGCAGGTCTCCCAGGGATTTCGATTCCTGCTGGTTTTGTAGAAGGATTACCAGTTGGCTTGCAGTTGATTGGTCCAAAATATTCAGAAGAAACTATCTACCAAGTGGCTGCTGCCTTTGAAGCGACAACAGACTACCACAAGCAACAACCAGTGATTTTTGGAGGTGCTAACTAA
- the gatB gene encoding Asp-tRNA(Asn)/Glu-tRNA(Gln) amidotransferase subunit GatB, which yields MNFETIIGLEVHVELNTNSKIFSPSSAHFGEDPNANTNVIDWSFPGVLPVLNKGVVDAGIKAALALNMDIHKDMHFDRKNYFYPDNPKAYQISQFDEPIGYNGWIEIELEDGSTKKIRIERAHLEEDAGKNTHGTDGYSYVDLNRQGVPLIEIVSEADMRSPEEAYAYLTALKEIIQYTGISDVKMEEGSMRVDANISLRPYGQEKFGTKTELKNLNSFNYVRKGLQHEVERQAKILRSGGQIQQETRRYDESTGETILMRVKEGSADYRYFPEPDLPLYEIDDSWIEEVRAELPVFPKARRAHYVENLGLTAYDAGQLTSTKALSDFFEAAVTAGGDAKQVSNWLQGEVAQFLNAEGKTIEQIALTPENLVEMIALIADGTISSKIAKKVFVHLAKEGGSAKAYVEKAGLVQISDPEVLIPIIHQVFADNEVAVADFKSGKRNADKAFTGFLMKATKGQANPQVAQQLLAQELAKLLD from the coding sequence ATGAACTTTGAAACGATTATTGGTCTAGAAGTCCATGTGGAGTTGAATACCAACTCGAAAATTTTCTCACCTTCATCTGCTCATTTTGGTGAGGACCCAAATGCCAATACCAACGTAATTGACTGGTCTTTCCCTGGAGTTCTGCCTGTTCTTAACAAGGGTGTTGTGGATGCTGGTATTAAGGCTGCCTTGGCCTTGAATATGGATATTCACAAGGACATGCACTTTGACCGTAAGAACTATTTCTATCCTGATAACCCTAAGGCCTATCAGATTTCCCAGTTTGACGAGCCAATTGGCTACAATGGCTGGATTGAGATTGAGCTAGAAGATGGTTCAACCAAGAAAATTCGTATCGAGCGTGCGCATTTGGAAGAGGATGCTGGTAAGAATACCCACGGGACAGACGGCTATTCTTATGTAGACCTCAACCGTCAGGGTGTGCCATTGATTGAGATTGTATCAGAAGCAGATATGCGATCGCCTGAGGAGGCCTATGCCTATCTGACAGCGCTCAAGGAAATTATCCAGTACACCGGCATTTCAGATGTCAAGATGGAAGAAGGCTCTATGCGGGTTGATGCCAACATTTCTCTTCGTCCCTATGGTCAAGAAAAATTTGGTACCAAGACTGAGTTGAAAAACCTCAACTCCTTCAACTATGTGCGCAAGGGCTTGCAGCATGAAGTAGAACGTCAGGCCAAAATCTTGCGTTCAGGTGGTCAAATCCAGCAGGAAACTCGCCGTTACGATGAATCTACTGGGGAAACCATTCTCATGCGTGTCAAGGAGGGTTCAGCTGACTACCGTTACTTCCCTGAGCCAGACCTACCGCTCTACGAGATTGATGATAGCTGGATTGAGGAAGTGCGTGCAGAATTGCCAGTCTTTCCAAAGGCTCGCCGTGCTCACTATGTGGAAAACTTGGGCTTGACCGCCTACGATGCTGGTCAATTGACGTCTACCAAGGCTCTGTCTGATTTCTTTGAAGCAGCAGTGACAGCAGGTGGCGATGCTAAACAAGTGTCCAACTGGTTGCAGGGCGAAGTGGCTCAGTTCCTCAATGCTGAAGGTAAGACTATTGAGCAAATCGCCTTGACACCAGAAAACTTGGTTGAAATGATAGCCTTGATTGCGGATGGCACTATTTCATCTAAGATTGCCAAGAAAGTCTTTGTTCACTTGGCTAAGGAAGGTGGCTCTGCTAAGGCTTATGTTGAGAAGGCTGGTTTGGTACAGATTTCAGACCCTGAGGTCTTGATTCCGATTATCCACCAAGTCTTTGCGGATAATGAAGTGGCTGTAGCTGACTTTAAGTCTGGCAAACGCAATGCTGATAAGGCCTTTACAGGCTTCTTGATGAAAGCGACTAAAGGACAAGCCAACCCGCAAGTTGCACAACAACTTTTGGCACAGGAATTGGCTAAGTTGTTAGATTAA
- the galT gene encoding UDP-glucose--hexose-1-phosphate uridylyltransferase — protein MMTGLVDRFVEQVIANSDFEEMDALYLRNRVLALVGDQVLTVQTELTDLIELKEELLVHGVRTGFVGELLEEQDMVGACLMDLITPSPSQVNRDFWQTYQDSPEQAVADFYALSKRNDYIKVAAVAKNIYYQAPTDYGNLEITINLSKPEKDPKAIAAARLAEASNYPQCLLCMENEGYQGRINHPARANHRIIRLELGQEKWGFQYSPYAYYNEHAIFLNQEHVPMVISPQTFEQLLDLLDIFPDYFVGSNSDLPISGGSILTHNHYQGGRHSFAMEKAPIEHQLVFDGFESVSAGLVKWPMSVIRLSSADKPALLSLAAKILEKWRSYSDDAVQIMSETDGTPHHTITPIARKRGDVYELDLVLRDNQTSEEFPDGIYHPHPDVQHIKKENIGLIEVMGLAILPPRLKAELAEVKKYLLGQASQVAAYHQPWADRLKAEHPDLTEERAEEIIRASVGQIFARVLEDAGVYKRTPEGQAAFMRFVEFVGLAT, from the coding sequence ATGATGACAGGATTGGTGGATCGTTTTGTTGAGCAGGTTATTGCCAACAGTGATTTTGAAGAAATGGATGCTCTTTATCTGCGAAATCGGGTTTTAGCCTTGGTTGGGGACCAAGTTTTGACTGTCCAAACAGAGCTAACAGACTTGATTGAACTCAAGGAAGAATTATTGGTTCATGGGGTTCGCACTGGTTTTGTGGGTGAATTGCTGGAAGAGCAGGACATGGTTGGGGCTTGTTTGATGGACTTGATCACCCCAAGTCCTAGTCAGGTCAATCGTGATTTCTGGCAGACCTACCAGGACAGTCCAGAGCAGGCTGTGGCAGACTTTTATGCCTTGAGCAAGCGAAATGACTATATCAAGGTGGCGGCTGTTGCCAAAAATATCTACTATCAGGCACCGACAGACTATGGCAACCTAGAAATTACCATCAATCTGTCCAAACCAGAGAAGGATCCAAAGGCTATTGCGGCAGCCCGTTTAGCAGAAGCTTCAAACTACCCTCAGTGCCTGCTTTGTATGGAAAATGAGGGCTACCAAGGCCGGATTAATCATCCTGCGCGTGCCAACCACCGCATTATTCGCTTGGAGCTTGGACAGGAAAAGTGGGGCTTCCAGTATTCGCCTTATGCTTACTACAATGAGCATGCTATTTTCTTGAACCAAGAGCATGTGCCTATGGTTATCAGCCCTCAAACCTTTGAACAACTTTTGGACTTGCTTGACATATTTCCGGATTATTTTGTCGGTTCCAACTCTGACCTCCCCATCTCGGGTGGCTCCATCTTGACCCATAATCACTATCAGGGTGGGCGGCACAGTTTTGCCATGGAAAAGGCGCCGATTGAGCATCAGCTGGTCTTCGACGGCTTTGAGTCCGTATCTGCTGGCCTTGTCAAGTGGCCTATGTCGGTTATTCGTTTGAGCTCGGCAGATAAGCCAGCGCTATTGAGCCTGGCGGCTAAGATTTTGGAAAAATGGCGGAGCTACTCAGATGATGCCGTTCAGATTATGTCTGAGACGGATGGCACTCCCCATCATACCATCACCCCAATTGCCCGGAAGCGAGGGGATGTGTATGAGTTGGATTTGGTTCTCCGCGACAATCAGACTTCGGAAGAATTTCCAGACGGCATCTACCATCCACATCCAGATGTACAGCACATCAAGAAAGAAAATATCGGCTTGATTGAGGTCATGGGCTTGGCGATTTTGCCTCCACGTTTGAAGGCGGAATTGGCTGAAGTCAAGAAATACTTACTGGGTCAAGCTAGTCAGGTGGCAGCCTATCATCAACCTTGGGCGGATAGGTTGAAGGCTGAACATCCAGATTTGACAGAAGAAAGGGCTGAAGAAATCATTCGAGCATCTGTCGGACAAATTTTCGCCCGTGTCTTAGAAGATGCGGGTGTCTATAAACGCACACCAGAAGGACAGGCAGCCTTTATGCGCTTTGTGGAGTTTGTCGGTTTAGCAACCTAA
- a CDS encoding galactokinase, producing MNTEQLKQAFHDVFGQEADATFFSPGRINLIGEHTDYNGGHVFPAAITLGTYGAARKRDDQVLRFYSANFEEVGVIEVDLNNLVFDKADNWTNYAKGVLKFLQEAGHSIDTGMEVFVYGNIPNGSGLSSSASLELLIGIIAEELYGLELTRLDLVKIGKQTENHFIGVNSGIMDQFAIGMGADQRAIYLDTNTLEYELVPLDLGDHVIVIMNTNKRRELADSKYNERRAECEKAVEELNAVLTIQTLGELDEWTFDQYSYLIKDENRIKRARHAVLENQRTLQARKALEEGDLATFGRLVNASHVSLEHDYEVTGLELDTLAHTAWEQEGVLGARMTGAGFGGCGIAIVHKDKVEAFKENVGKTYTEVVGYEPSFYVAEIAGGSRVLSRK from the coding sequence ATGAACACAGAACAACTCAAGCAAGCCTTTCACGATGTGTTTGGTCAAGAGGCGGATGCGACTTTCTTCTCACCTGGGCGGATTAACCTGATTGGTGAGCATACAGACTACAACGGTGGTCATGTCTTTCCAGCGGCTATTACCTTGGGAACATACGGAGCTGCTCGCAAACGTGATGACCAAGTTTTGCGTTTCTATTCTGCTAACTTTGAAGAAGTTGGTGTGATTGAGGTAGATTTGAACAACTTAGTCTTCGACAAGGCGGACAACTGGACCAACTATGCCAAGGGAGTTCTCAAATTCTTGCAGGAAGCAGGACATAGCATCGATACAGGGATGGAAGTCTTTGTTTACGGTAACATTCCAAATGGCTCAGGCTTGTCATCATCAGCTTCCTTGGAACTCTTGATTGGGATTATCGCAGAAGAGTTGTATGGACTTGAATTGACGCGTCTTGATTTGGTGAAAATTGGGAAACAAACGGAAAATCACTTTATCGGTGTCAATTCTGGGATCATGGACCAGTTTGCTATCGGTATGGGAGCAGACCAACGTGCCATCTATCTGGATACCAATACACTTGAATATGAATTGGTACCGCTGGATTTGGGTGACCATGTGATCGTTATCATGAACACCAATAAACGTCGAGAATTAGCAGATTCTAAGTACAATGAGCGCCGGGCAGAATGTGAAAAAGCTGTGGAAGAATTGAATGCAGTTTTGACTATTCAAACTTTGGGAGAGTTGGATGAGTGGACCTTTGACCAATATAGTTACTTAATCAAAGATGAAAACCGCATCAAGCGTGCCCGTCACGCTGTCTTAGAAAACCAACGGACCTTGCAAGCTCGTAAGGCCTTGGAAGAAGGGGATTTGGCAACCTTTGGTCGCTTGGTCAATGCTTCCCATGTTTCTTTGGAGCATGATTATGAAGTGACAGGTTTAGAGTTGGACACCTTGGCCCATACTGCTTGGGAACAAGAAGGGGTTCTCGGGGCTCGCATGACAGGAGCTGGTTTCGGTGGCTGTGGCATTGCCATTGTCCACAAGGATAAGGTTGAAGCCTTCAAAGAAAATGTCGGCAAGACCTATACTGAAGTGGTTGGATATGAACCAAGCTTTTATGTAGCGGAGATTGCTGGAGGCTCTCGCGTCTTATCTCGAAAATAG